The proteins below come from a single Zea mays cultivar B73 chromosome 8, Zm-B73-REFERENCE-NAM-5.0, whole genome shotgun sequence genomic window:
- the LOC103636516 gene encoding uncharacterized protein isoform X2, with amino-acid sequence MDDDDAASSSPAASYVRLVISACAAARADLRSAAAALVEIHTSIRPDGLVLDWKMQMHACMVNDGCKGFDVQVQHLIEKCICYKLNKEECMETLEKHAKVMPVITSTVWKELEKENREFFETYKKYLGQESALQKNPSDGQEQPSSASKSSDDDDD; translated from the exons atggacgacgacgacgccgcctcCTCGTCACCGGCGGCTTCGTACGTCAGACTGGTAATAAGTGCATGCGCGGCAGCGCGGGCGGACCTACGATCTGCCGCCGCCGCGCTCGTTGAGATACATACGAGTATACGACCCGATGGCCTTGTGTTGGACTGGAAAATGcaaatgcatgcatgcatggtgaATGATGGATGCAAGGGGTTTGATGTCCAGGTGCAGCATCTGATCGAGAAGTGCATCTGCTACAAGCTGAACAAGGAGGAGTGCATGGAGACGTTGGAGAAGCACGCCAAAGTGATGCCCGTCATCACATCCACAG TGTGGAAGGAGCTGGAGAAGGAGAACAGGGAGTTCTTCGAGACGTACAAGAAGTATCTGGGACAAGAGTCGGCGCTGCAGAAGAATCCATCCGATGGACAGGAACAGCCTTCGTCTGCTTCCAAGAGctcagacgacgacgacgattag
- the LOC103636516 gene encoding uncharacterized protein isoform X4 → MDDDDAASSSPAASYVRLVQHLIEKCICYKLNKEECMETLEKHAKVMPVITSTVWKELEKENREFFETYKKYLGQESALQKNPSDGQEQPSSASKSSDDDDD, encoded by the exons atggacgacgacgacgccgcctcCTCGTCACCGGCGGCTTCGTACGTCAGACTG GTGCAGCATCTGATCGAGAAGTGCATCTGCTACAAGCTGAACAAGGAGGAGTGCATGGAGACGTTGGAGAAGCACGCCAAAGTGATGCCCGTCATCACATCCACAG TGTGGAAGGAGCTGGAGAAGGAGAACAGGGAGTTCTTCGAGACGTACAAGAAGTATCTGGGACAAGAGTCGGCGCTGCAGAAGAATCCATCCGATGGACAGGAACAGCCTTCGTCTGCTTCCAAGAGctcagacgacgacgacgattag
- the LOC103636516 gene encoding uncharacterized protein isoform X3, which translates to MDDDDAASSSPAASYVRLVQHLIEKCICYKLNKEECMETLEKHAKVMPVITSTAVWKELEKENREFFETYKKYLGQESALQKNPSDGQEQPSSASKSSDDDDD; encoded by the exons atggacgacgacgacgccgcctcCTCGTCACCGGCGGCTTCGTACGTCAGACTG GTGCAGCATCTGATCGAGAAGTGCATCTGCTACAAGCTGAACAAGGAGGAGTGCATGGAGACGTTGGAGAAGCACGCCAAAGTGATGCCCGTCATCACATCCACAG CAGTGTGGAAGGAGCTGGAGAAGGAGAACAGGGAGTTCTTCGAGACGTACAAGAAGTATCTGGGACAAGAGTCGGCGCTGCAGAAGAATCCATCCGATGGACAGGAACAGCCTTCGTCTGCTTCCAAGAGctcagacgacgacgacgattag
- the LOC103636516 gene encoding uncharacterized protein isoform X1, with the protein MDDDDAASSSPAASYVRLVISACAAARADLRSAAAALVEIHTSIRPDGLVLDWKMQMHACMVNDGCKGFDVQVQHLIEKCICYKLNKEECMETLEKHAKVMPVITSTAVWKELEKENREFFETYKKYLGQESALQKNPSDGQEQPSSASKSSDDDDD; encoded by the exons atggacgacgacgacgccgcctcCTCGTCACCGGCGGCTTCGTACGTCAGACTGGTAATAAGTGCATGCGCGGCAGCGCGGGCGGACCTACGATCTGCCGCCGCCGCGCTCGTTGAGATACATACGAGTATACGACCCGATGGCCTTGTGTTGGACTGGAAAATGcaaatgcatgcatgcatggtgaATGATGGATGCAAGGGGTTTGATGTCCAGGTGCAGCATCTGATCGAGAAGTGCATCTGCTACAAGCTGAACAAGGAGGAGTGCATGGAGACGTTGGAGAAGCACGCCAAAGTGATGCCCGTCATCACATCCACAG CAGTGTGGAAGGAGCTGGAGAAGGAGAACAGGGAGTTCTTCGAGACGTACAAGAAGTATCTGGGACAAGAGTCGGCGCTGCAGAAGAATCCATCCGATGGACAGGAACAGCCTTCGTCTGCTTCCAAGAGctcagacgacgacgacgattag